The genomic DNA CTCTGTTTCTGTTTCAAATATATCTACACGAAACGCTATCTCGTCCATATAACTTGTTAATGGATCAAGAAAAAAGTTTTCCAGCCATTTTTCCATTGCTTTTATATCGAAAGGCTGCACATTCTTATCAGCCATTTTTTTAACCCCCTTGTTTTCAATATCTTATTCATTCTCACCTGCTATGTGAAAGAAATAGAGAAAATGGTATAATGAACCCGCTAATCTTGTAGTGGAGGGATACTGAATTGAAACAGTTTCTGCGCTTAATACCTCCCGTTCATGAGTTCCAAAGAGATGATCGTTTTGTCAAATTGATGAGTGAGAACGGGATTGATTTCATACATACAACAAAACTTTTAAAAGAAGTTATGGAAGAGATTAGAGAAGAACTAATAAATGAAACTTGGGAGGGATATTTGCCAGGAACTACGGAATTTTATCATTCTGTGTTTGAATTTCTTGAAAAGAAGATTAAGAAACAATATAGCTATACATTAGCACGAGTGATCAACGCTACCGGAACCATTTTACATACGAATCTCGGGAGAGCCAGATTAAGCGACGAGGCAGCGAGGCATGTTCTAGAAATCGCGATGAATTATTCCAATCTCGAGTACAAGATAGAAGAAGGAGAAAGAGGTTCACGGCTCAGCCATGCGGAATCGTTAATCAAAAAAATCACCGGTGCCGAAGCAGCAATGGTTGTAAATAACAATGCTGCTGCTGTTTATTTAATTTTAAGGGCGCTTGCAAAAGAGAAAGAAGTCATTGTTTCCCGCGGCCAGCTTGTGGAAATCGGCGGTTCGTTCAGAATATCATCTATAATGGAAGAAAGCGGTGCAAGGCTGATTGAAGTTGGGACCACCAATAAGACTCATTTATATGATTACGAACAAGCAATTACTGAACAAACTGCCATGATTTTAAAAGTACATACTAGCAATTTTAAAGTGATTGGTTTTACAAATTCGGTGGAAACAAAAGCACTCGCCTCGTTAAAAAAGCAATATCCCGGTATTATCTTTTATGAAGATTTAGGAAGCGGTGCGCTTTATGATTTTCAAAAACACGGAATCGGGGAAGAACCCGTCGTCAGCAAAATACTAAAAAAGGGTGCAGATCTTGTTTCTTTTAGCGGAGATAAGCTTCTCGGCGGCCCGCAAGCAGGTATTATTGCCGGAAAAAAAGAATTGATCGACCGGTTGAAAAAACATCAACTGGCTCGTGTCGTTCGTGTGGATAAAATGACGTTAGCTGCACTGGAAGGAACGCTGTTGGATTATTTAAAGGGTGAGGACCAGTTGAAACAGATTCCTGTAGTTAGGGATTTGCTCGTTCCGATTGATGTTCTTGAAAAAAGGTCGAAAAGCTTCCTTGACCGTCTTTCTGATTTATCGAAGGATTTTTCCGGAAAGATTTCGGATGGAACGAGTCAAGTTGGGGGAGGGACGATGCCGGATGTAGAGCTGCCGACAAAGGTTATAACGCTGACACATTCTCGGCTTTCAGCAGAATCGGTCGCAAGAAAACTTCGAACGGAAAGTTCTCCACCTATCATTGTAAGAATTCAGAAGGATGAAATTCATTTGGATT from Bacillus methanolicus MGA3 includes the following:
- the selA gene encoding L-seryl-tRNA(Sec) selenium transferase, with the translated sequence MKQFLRLIPPVHEFQRDDRFVKLMSENGIDFIHTTKLLKEVMEEIREELINETWEGYLPGTTEFYHSVFEFLEKKIKKQYSYTLARVINATGTILHTNLGRARLSDEAARHVLEIAMNYSNLEYKIEEGERGSRLSHAESLIKKITGAEAAMVVNNNAAAVYLILRALAKEKEVIVSRGQLVEIGGSFRISSIMEESGARLIEVGTTNKTHLYDYEQAITEQTAMILKVHTSNFKVIGFTNSVETKALASLKKQYPGIIFYEDLGSGALYDFQKHGIGEEPVVSKILKKGADLVSFSGDKLLGGPQAGIIAGKKELIDRLKKHQLARVVRVDKMTLAALEGTLLDYLKGEDQLKQIPVVRDLLVPIDVLEKRSKSFLDRLSDLSKDFSGKISDGTSQVGGGTMPDVELPTKVITLTHSRLSAESVARKLRTESSPPIIVRIQKDEIHLDLRTVTEEEETIILNALAKI